One genomic window of Osmia bicornis bicornis chromosome 3, iOsmBic2.1, whole genome shotgun sequence includes the following:
- the LOC114876745 gene encoding zinc finger CCHC domain-containing protein 10-like yields the protein MSSNGLKVLKKNNPYPQGMRCQKCLEMGHWSYECKGKRKYLHRSSRTSQLKKALKKQEESNGEEQKKDVKKSRLQKKMKKESSSSSDTNSSADSSSSSSSNDSSSNSSSSDSESDSSDSVSSSSTGSSSSSNSSSSSNHSKKK from the exons ATGAGTTCAAACGGTTTGaaagtgttaaaaaaaaa TAATCCATATCCACAGGGTATGCGATGTCAGAAATGTCTAGAAATGGGTCATTGGAGTTATGAATGTAAGggcaaaagaaaatatttacacAGATCTTCACGCACTTCTCAGTTGAAAAAGGCTTTAAAAAAGCAGGAAGAATCTAATGG TGAAGAGCAAAAGAAAGACGTAAAGAAGAGCCGCTtacagaaaaaaatgaaaaaagaatctaGCAGTTCCAGTGATACAAATTCTAGTGCTGACAGTAGTAGTTCTAGTAGCAGTAATGATAGCAGCAGTAATAGTTCATCATCAGATAGTGAATCAGACTCTAGTGATAGTGTCTCGAGCAGTAGCACtggtagtagtagtagtagtaacagcagtagtagtagtaatcattctaaaaagaaataa
- the LOC114876737 gene encoding DNA replication licensing factor Mcm2, which produces MDSSSPVRSERHAEAMTSPAPEIDEPFEDEADLLDADNDVPQEEEEGEELFGDNMEDDYRPMPALDRYDPDAADDEEYSELSQGERVAAEAVMRKRDRAAGIIRDDRYLLYDESDDEDVHARKRRMAEKAATGEIDDAEMIESIENLEDTKGHSVKEWVSMLGPRTEISNRFKSFLRTHTNSKGQYMYKERIRHMCESNQSSFVVEFPILASKEHVLAYFLPEAPFQMLEIFDEVAKELVLTIFPSYERVTSEIHVRISELPLIEEIRTFRKLHLNQLVRTLGVVTATTGVLPQLSVVKYDCTKCEYVLGPFVQNQNTEVKPGSCPQCQSVGPFMINMEQTIYRNYQKVTIQESPGKIPAGRIPRSKECILLSDLCDRCKPGDEVDVTAVYTNSYDGSLNTEQGFPVFATVLLANHLQVKDSKEIVESLTEEDIASIIGLSRDHRIADRIVASIAPSIYGHEYTKRALALSIFGGESKNPGEKHKVRGDINVLLCGDPGTAKSQFLKYVEKIAPRAVFTTGQGASAVGLTAFVRKSPATREWTLEAGALVLADHGVCLIDEFDKMNDQDRTSIHEAMEQQSISISKAGIVTSLHARCSIIAASNPIGGRYDASMTFSENVDLSEPILSRFDILCVVKDEIDPMQDRHLAKFVVNSHIRHHPTNAGKVISTEENTNDISIPQDLLKKYIVYARQNVHPKLTNMDQDKVAKLYSQLRQESLATGSLPITVRHIECIIRMAEASAKMHLRDHVQESDVNLAIRMMLDSFVETQKYSVMKSMRQTFQKYLSYQKDHSELLYYILRQITLDTLAFQKALHGGRITSIEISEKDLLDRAKQIDIYNLQPFYENDIFRTNNFVYDSKRKVIIQTLPESIDD; this is translated from the exons ATG gatTCTAGTTCTCCGGTACGTTCTGAAAGACATGCAGAAGCAATGACATCTCCTGCACCAGAAATAGATGAACCATTTGAAGATGAAGCTGATTTACTTGATGCTGATAATGATGTTCCtcaagaagaggaggaaggagAAGAGCTATTTGGAGATAACATGGAAGA tgATTATCGTCCTATGCCAGCATTAGATAGATATGATCCAGATGCTGCAGATGATGAAGAGTACTCAGAATTGTCTCAAGGAGAACGTGTAGCTGCTGAAGCTGTTATGCGTAAAAGAGATAGAGCAGCTGGCATTATCAGAGATGACAGATATTTACTTTATG ATGAAAGTGATGACGAAGATGTACATGCACGTAAACGACGTATGGCTGAAAAAGCAGCAACAGGTGAAATTGATGATGCAGAA ATGATTGAGTCTATTGAGAACTTAGAAGATACTAAAGGTCATTCAGTTAAAGAGTGGGTATCCATGTTAGGACCGCGAACGGAAATTTCGAATCGTTTTAAAAGTTTTTTACGTACACATACCAATTCTAAGggacaatatatgtataaagaaCGAATTCGTCATATGTGTGAGAGTAATCAG tcTAGTTTTGTTGTGGAGTTTCCTATTCTTGCCAGTAAAGAACACGTGTTAGCTTATTTTTTACCAGAAGCCCCATTTCAAATGTTGGAAATATTTGATGAAGTAGCAAAGGAACTAGTACTAACTATTTTTCCAAGTTATGAAAGAGTTACAAGCGAAATTCATGTTAGGATATCAGAATTGCCTTTAATAGAAGAAATTCGAACATTTAG GAAACTTCATTTAAATCAGTTAGTACGTACTTTAGGAGTTGTAACTGCAACTACAGGAGTATTGCCACAATTATCTGTTGTAAAATACGATTGTACAAAGTGTGAATATGTACTTGGTCCTTTTGTACAAAATCAAAATACCGAAGTTAAGCCAGGATCCTGTCCTCAATGTCAAAGTGTTGGGCCTTTTATG atTAATATGGAACAAACGATATATAGAAATTATCAAAAAGTTACCATCCAGGAATCGCCGGGTAAAATTCCTGCAGGAAGAATACCTAGAAGTAAAGAATGTATTCTTTTGTCAGATCTGTGTGATCGTTGTAAGCCTGGAGATGAAGTAGACGTTACAGCCGTTTATACAAATAGTTATGATGGTTCTTTAAATACGGAACAA GGATTCCCAGTATTTGCAACAGTTCTTCTAGCTAATCATCTACAAGTGAAAGACTCAAAAGAAATTGTAGAATCTTTGACTGAGGAGGACATTGCTAGCATTATTGGTTTAAGTAGAGATCATCGAATTGCCGATCGTATTGTTGCAAGTATTGCGCCTTCAATTTATGGACATGAATATACAAAAAGAGCTTTGGCATTATCAATATTTGGCGGAGAATCAAAGAATCCCG GAGAGAAACATAAAGTAAGAGGCGATATCAATGTGTTACTTTGTGGGGACCCAGGAACTGCTAAATcacaatttttgaaatatgtaGAAAAAATTGCACCGAGAGCAGTATTTACCACTGGCCAAGGAGCCTCAGCTGTTGGGTTGACTGCTTTTGTGAGAAAGTCACCAGCAACTCGAGAGTGGACTTTAGAAGCTGGTGCATTAGTACTCGCAGATCATGGAGTTTGTCTGATTGATGAATTCGATAAG ATGAATGATCAAGATAGAACATCTATCCATGAAGCTATGGAACAACAAAGTATATCCATTTCAAAAGCAGGAATTGTTACATCACTTCATGCTAGGTGCTCGATAATAGCTGCATCTAATCCTATTGGAGGGAGATACGATGCGAGTATGACATTTTCAGAAAAC GTAGATTTATCAGAACCTATTTTGTCTCGTTTTGATATCCTGTGTGTTGTAAAAGACGAAATAGATCCTATGCAAGATAGGCATTTAGCTAAGTTTGTTGTAAACTCTCACATTAGACATCATCCAACAAATGCAGGAAAAGTAATATCTACAGAAGAGAATACGAATGATATATCTATTCCACAAGaccttttaaaaaaatatatagtttaCGCAAGACAAAATGTTCATCCCAAATTAACAAATATGGATCAAGATAAAGTAGCAAAATTGTACAGCCAGTTAAGGCAAGAAAGTTTG gCCACTGGAAGTTTACCAATTACTGTGCGACACATAGAATGTATTATACGTATGGCCGAAGCAAGTGCTAAAATGCATCTACGTGACCATGTTCAAGAAAGTGATGTTAATCTTGCCATTAGAATGATGCTTGATAGCTTTGTTGAGACTCAAAAATATTCAGTAATGAAAAGTATGCGCCAG aCATTCCAGAAATATTTATCATATCAAAAAGATCACAGTGAACTTTTATATTACATACTCAGACAGATTACATTAGACACTTTAGCATTTCAAAAAGCTTTACATGGAGGTCGTATTACAAGTATAGAAATCTCAGAAAAAGATCTATTGGATCGA gCTAAACAAATCGATATATACAATCTCCAGCcattttatgaaaatgatattttcagAACAAATAACTTTGTTTATGACTCAAAGAGGAAAGTAATAATACAAACACTTCCTGAAAGTATTGATGACTAA
- the LOC114876744 gene encoding coiled-coil domain-containing protein 115-like, producing the protein MHESIDDICKAIDENLLRNLELMEEKVKTNVQMENILRDGYIELAKAKYIRGKESISILQVPADDEKVATLFELETKLTEETGKIIPNFDISLKKTDKEGDDIQDPIKWFGVLVPQSLRIAQKRFQESLYLAVRAANLQAEITSVLDKLQSLYFLKHAYCPKSVNKS; encoded by the coding sequence ATGCATGAAAGCATAGATGATATATGTAAAGCAATTGATGAAAACTTACTGCGTAACCTAGAGCTAATGGAAGAAAAAGTTAAGACTAATGTTCAAATGGAAAATATATTACGCGATGGTTACATTGAATTAGCTAAAGCTAAGTATATACGTGGCAAAGAaagtataagtatattacaagTTCCTGCTGATGATGAAAAGGTAGCCACATTATTCGaattagaaacaaaattaacTGAAGAAACTGGCAAGATAATTCCAAATTTTGACATAAGCTTGAAAAAAACAGACAAAGAAGGAGATGACATTCAAGATCCCATAAAGTGGTTTGGTGTGCTGGTCCCTCAAAGCTTACGAATTGCTCAAAAACGTTTTCAAGAATCTCTGTATCTTGCTGTAAGAGCAGCAAATTTACAAGCTGAAATTACTTCTGTATTAGATAAATTACAATCCTTGTACTTTTTAAAGCATGCTTATTGTCCAAAATCTGTGaataaaagttaa
- the LOC114876733 gene encoding AN1-type zinc finger and UBX domain-containing protein DDB_G0268260-like, with protein MTSSDCKKHYLRLSEYKNKNVELKVMKNILNTKDSILQHKKRMLKEKYEELDNVNYNVWDTEDKFCNEMWNFSLEHNFAFFNQYPDIMESDKNHKCKYSSILNENVKETDIQKETILAKLKYEIDVINNEITFICNKNTEQDIEKCKFTLNNLKLFTEEILEVLRLINTSENLLNISNISAHKVPNKCMNKEFISAKKLFKKSTFHTGIFVGKKMTTISNTVIERSKVGYNNNNNNNNNNNNNNGSKDNSIVRFGKFIMKKQSVISLKHQKS; from the exons ATGACTTCTTCGGATTGtaaaaaacattatttacGTTTAAgcgaatataaaaataagaatgtAGAACTGAAagttatgaaaaatattttaaatacaaaagaTAGCATACTTCAACACAAAAAAAGAATGCTAAAGGAAAAATATGAGGAATTG gataatgtaaattataatGTTTGGGATACAGAAGATAAGTTTTGTAATGAAATGTGGAATTTTTCTTTAGAAcataattttgcattttttaatcAATATCCTGATATTATGGAAAGTGATAAAAATcataaatgtaaatatagcaGTATACttaatgaaaatgtaaaagaaaCTGATATACAAAAGGAAACCATACTTGCAAAactaaaatatgaaattgatgttataaataatgaaataacatttatttgcaataaaaatactGAGCAGGATATAGAGAAATGTAAATTtactttgaataatttaaaattatttacagaagAAATATTAGAAGTTCTAAG ATTAATAAACACTTCAGAAAATTTACTGAATATATCCAACATATCTGCACACAAAGTGCCAAATAAATGTATGAATAAAGAATTTATAAGtgcaaaaaaattattcaaaaagtCTACTTTTCATACTGGTATATTTGTTGGAAAAAAAATGACAACTATTTCAAATACAGTAATTGAAAGGTCTAAAGTAggatacaataataataataataataacaataataacaataataacaat GGTTCCAAAGATAATAGTATTGTAAGATTTGGCAAATTCATTATGAAAAAACAAAGTGTTATTTCTTTAAAACATCAAAAATCCtag